The following are encoded together in the Sphaerodactylus townsendi isolate TG3544 linkage group LG14, MPM_Stown_v2.3, whole genome shotgun sequence genome:
- the ATXN1L gene encoding ataxin-1-like, producing MRAAQERSQDRLPPKKRDLPAAAGEEAGQEPERAAGPSGETSAAEWARGSGAAGGAASRFAGGGASEGVAGLTVDQYGLLYKVAVPPVVSVSPLPPTFSVASPLLQHAPGLPYSPVHYAQLPPGPLHFVGSHYSVPYAVPPGFLPGHLLPTSAGLAASRIPHFVPYTSLLLEEAVTASHSFGKTAAPLSPPGPVQPHGGGQPLDVGQSRFPVHYQLPMSYSAFGVPVAGPNVDLPLQDPQSITANGVERPAAASKLNKVLGADGDNAEGQLPRRMVATAADSQFLASCQLVREVPMTSQRSTPDTDLEVQRVVGFASQDYPACSSQQKDSSSPLNLSHRDLSEPGEGSGTNQAAAAAEKSFSPRQPAGSPEDQLHQEEEAALSSLAVANGKAVSGSLLPAAPGGLRQGTPEAPAQGGPPDLDRAHSLGHLPSHFMKGAIIQLATGELKRVEDLQTQDFVRSAEVSGGLKIDSSTVVDIQESPWHGFVTLHFVVGEQQSKVSIDVPPEHPFFVYGQGWSSCSPERTARLFALRCHRLQVGDVCISISLQSLNGRLAPQTSPQGAPKETLRRASRGLQEPQTRAGGESPVQKGALSLDHSPELSLLEPTSQHSWAGPGFQRFGEEPRLPLIRPSFIPQEVKLSIEGRSNSGK from the coding sequence ATGCGAGCGGCCCAGGAGCGCAGCCAAGACCGCCTGCCGCCCAAGAAGCGCGACCTGCCCGCTGCCGCCGGCGAAGAGGCGGGGCAGGAGCCCGAGCGGGCCGCAGGGCCTAGCGGCGAGACTTCCGCGGCCGAGTGGGCGCGGGGGTCCGGGGCGGCGGGGGGCGCGGCCTCGCGCTTCGCTGGTGGCGGGGCGTCGGAGGGGGTGGCCGGCCTGACGGTGGACCAGTACGGCCTGCTGTACAAGGTTGCGGTGCCACCGGTGGTGAGTGTCAGCCCGCTGCCGCCCACCTTCAGCGTGGCCTCTCCGCTTCTGCAGCACGCGCCGGGCCTGCCCTACTCGCCCGTCCACTATGCCCAGCTGCCCCCCGGCCCGCTGCACTTCGTGGGCTCGCACTACTCGGTGCCCTACGCGGTGCCCCCCGGCTTCTTGCCTGGCCACCTCCTGCCGACGTCTGCTGGTCTGGCTGCCTCCCGCATCCCCCACTTTGTGCCATACACGTCTCTGCTGCTGGAAGAAGCTGTGACAGCTTCTCACAGCTTTGGCAAAACCGCAGCCCCGCTCTCCCCACCGGGTCCTGTGCAGCCCCATGGCGGGGGTCAGCCACTCGACGTGGGGCAGAGCAGGTTTCCTGTTCATTATCAGCTGCCAATGAGCTATTCAGCATTTGGGGTTCCTGTTGCTGGTCCGAACGTGGACCTGCCGCTGCAGGATCCACAAAGCATCACCGCTAACGGGGTGGAAAGGCCGGCTGCAGCGTCTAAGTTAAACAAGGTTCTGGGTGCGGACGGTGATAATGCTGAAGGGCAGCTGCCGAGGCGGATGGTGGCAACTGCCGCCGACAGTCAGTTTCTAGCAAGCTGCCAGCTGGTGAGAGAAGTTCCCATGACCTCTCAGCGAAGCACCCCAGATACAGACTTGGAAGTGCAGAGGGTGGTGGGGTTTGCTTCTCAGGACTACCCTGCTTGCTCTAGTCAGCAGAAGGACAGCTCGAGCCCTTTGAACCTTTCTCATCGTGATCTCTCCGAGCCGGGAGAGGGATCAGGGACAAAtcaggcggctgctgctgctgagaaaaGCTTCTCACCGAGGCAGCCTGCCGGGTCTCCAGAGGACCAGctccaccaagaagaagaagcagcgcTGAGCAGCCTGGCGGTGGCCAACGGCAAGGCTGTCTCGGGCTCTCTCCTGCCGGCAGCTCCAGGTGGCCTGAGGCAAGGCACTCCAGAGGCACCGGCCCAGGGCGGGCCGCCTGATCTGGACCGCGCTCATTCCCTGGGGCACCTGCCCTCTCACTTCATGAAAGGAGCCATTATCCAGCTGGCAACAGGGGAGCTGAAGCGGGTGGAGGATCTTCAGACTCAAGACTTTGTGCGCAGCGCAGAGGTGAGCGGGGGCCTGAAGATCGACTCCAGTACGGTGGTCGACATCCAGGAGAGCCCCTGGCACGGTTTTGTCACGctccattttgtggttggggaGCAGCAGAGTAAAGTGAGCATTGATGTCCCCCCAGAGCACCCTTTTTTTGTGTATGGACAGGGTTGGTCTTCTTGCAGCCCAGAGCGGACGGCTCGACTCTTTGCACTCCGTTGCCATAGGCTGCAGGTAGGTGATGTTTGTATCTCCATCAGTTTACAAAGTCTGAATGGAAGGCTAGCTCCTCAGACCAGCCCTCAGGGAGCTCCTAAAGAGACACTCAGGAGAGCCAGCCGGGGCCTCCAAGAGCCGCAGACTAGAGCTGGAGGAGAAAGCCCCGTGCAGAAGGGGGCTCTGTCCCTCGACCACTCCCCCGAGCTCTCCCTTCTTGAACCCACTTCTCAGCATAGCTGGGCTGGCCCTGGCTTCcaaaggtttggggaggagcctcGGTTGCCCCTAATTCGCCCCTCGTTTATTCCCCAGGAGGTCAAGCTGTCAATTGAGGGTCGCTCAAATTCAGGGAAGTGA
- the AP1G1 gene encoding AP-1 complex subunit gamma-1 isoform X1 — translation MPAPIRLRELIRTIRTARTQAEEREMIQKECAAIRSSFREEDNTYRCRNVAKLLYMHMLGYPAHFGQLECLKLIASQKFTDKRIGYLGAMLLLDERQDVHLLMTNCIKNDLNHSTQYVQGLALCTLGCMGSSEMCRDLAGEVEKLLKTSNSYLRKKAALCAVHVIRKVPELMEMFLPATKNLLNEKNHGVLHTSVVLLTEMCERSPDMLAHFRKNEKLVPQLVRILKNLIMSGYSPEHDVSGISDPFLQVRILRLLRILGRNDDDSSEAMNDILAQVATNTETSKNVGNAILYETVLTIMDIKSESGLRVLAINILGRFLLNNDKNIRYVALTSLLKTVQTDHNAVQRHRSTIVDCLKDLDVSIKRRAMELSFALVNGNNIRGMMKELLYFLDSCEPEFKADCASGIFLAAEKYAPSKRWHIDTIMRVLTTAGSYVRDDAVPNLIQLITNSMEMHAYTVQRLYKAILGDYSQQPLVQVASWCIGEYGDLLVSGQCEEEEPIQVTEDEVLDVLENVLISNMTASVTRGYALTAIMKLSTRFACTVNRIKKVVSVYGSSIDVELQQRAVEYNALFKKYDHMRSALLERMPVMEKLTTNGPTDVTQPNGEAEPAVLETKPSSSTLQPTSQANDLLDLLGSNDVTPVISTAPPHKPASAGGELLDLLGDLNPTGTPAPAPQIPHPTFLLDGLSTQPIFNDITAGIPTITAYSKNGLKIDFAFERSNTNPIITVITIQAANSTELDMTDFVFQAAVPKTFQLQLLSPSSSSIPAFNTGTLTQVIKVLNPQKQQLRMRIKLTYNHKGAAMQDLAEVNNFPPQSWQ, via the exons ATGCCAGCCCCTATCAGACTCCGGGAGCTGATTCGGACCATCCGGACAGCACGGACACAGGCAGAAGAACGGGAGATGATCCAGAAAGAATGTGCTGCTATCCGGTCTTCTTTCCGAGAAGAGGACAACACGTACCGCTGCCGGAATGtagcaaagttactttacatgcATATGCTGGGCTACCCTGCACACTTTGGACAG TTGGAGTGCCTCAAACTGATTGCCTCTCAGAAATTTACGGACAAGCGGATTGGGTACCTTGGAGCCATGCTTCTGCTGGATGAGAGGCAGGATGTCCACTTGCTCATGACCAACTGCATCAAGAA TGATCTTAACCACAGTACGCAGTATGTGCAGGGCCTTGCACTGTGTACCCTGGGCTGCATGGGCTCTTCCGAGATGTGCCGTGACCTTGCCGGGGAGGTGGAGAAGCTCCTGAAAACATCTAATTCTTACCTGAGGAAAAAG GCAGCCCTGTGTGCTGTTCACGTCATCCGGAAGGTGCCTGAGCTCATGGAGATGTTCCTCCCTGCCACAAAAAATTTGCTGAACGAGAAGAATCATG GTGTGCTCCACACCTCTGTTGTCCTCCTCACTGAAATGTGTGAGAGAAGTCCAGACATGCTTGCCCACTTTAGAAAG AATGAGAAG CTAGTCCCTCAGCTAGTTCGAATCCTAAAGAACCTCATCATGTCGGGCTACTCCCCTGAGCACGACGTCTCTGGGATCAGTGATCCTTTTTTACAG GTGCGAATCCTCCGGTTGCTGAGAATTCTGGGGCGGAATGATGACGACTCCAGTGAAGCCATGAATGACATTCTTGCCCAG GTGGCTACCAATACCGAAACCAGTAAAAATGTGGGCAATGCCATTCTGTATGAAACAGTCTTAACCATTATGGATATCAAGTCTGAGAGTGGCCTGCGG gTCTTGGCCATTAACATCCTTGGCCGGTTTTTACTCAATAATGACAAAAATATTAG GTATGTAGCTTTGACTTCCTTGTTGAAGACTGTGCAGACTGACCACAACGCAGTCCAGCGGCACAGAAGCACCATCGTGGACTGCCTGAAGGACCTGGACGTCTCCATTAAGCG gCGGGCGATGGAGCTCAGCTTTGCTCTTGTGAATGGGAACAACATCCGGGGAATGATGAAGGAGCTCCTGTATTTCCTGGATTCCTGTGAGCCAGAGTTCAAAGCAGACTGTGCATCAGGAATATTCCTGGCGGCAGAGAA ATATGCTCCTTCCAAGCGCTGGCACATAGACACCATCATGAGAGTCTTGACAACG GCAGGGAGTTATGTTCGTGATGATGCTGTCCCTAACCTTATCCAGCTGATCACCAATAGTATGGAGATGCATGCCTACACTGTGCAGAGACTCTACAAAGCCATCCTGGGTGACTACTCCCAA CAACCTCTGGTGCAGGTGGCTTCCTGGTGCATTGGAGAGTATGGAGACCTTTTGGTGTCTGGCCAATGTGAGGAAGAGGAGCCAATCCAG GTCACGGAGGATGAAGTCCTTGATGTTTTGGAAAACGTCCTCATCTCCAACATGACGGCGTCTGTCACACGAGGCTACGCCCTCACTGCCATCATGAAGCTGTCCACACGGTTTGCTTGCACTGTCAA CCGCATTAAGAAGGTGGTGTCCGTCTACGGCAGCAGCATTGATGTGGAGCTCCAGCAGAGGGCGGTGGAGTACAATGCCTTATTCAAGAAGTATGATCATATGAG GTCAGCACTACTGGAAAGAATGCCAGTGATGGAAAAACTTACCACCAATGGCCCCACAGATGTTACTCAGCCCAATGgggaggcggagccagcagtCTTGGAGACGAAGCCGTCCTCCTCAACCCTGCAGCCAACCAGCCAG GCAAATGATCTGCTGGACCTTTTGGGAAGCAACGATGTCACGCCTGTGATCTCAACAGCCCCTCCGCACAAGCCGGCTTCTGCTGGTGGGGAGTTGCTGGACCTCCTGGGGGATCTCAACCCGACAG GCACTCCAGCCCCTGCCCCACAGATCCCgcaccccacctttctgctggaTGGACTATCCACACAGCCTATCTTTAATGACATCACTGCTG GCATCCCCACAATCACAGCCTACAGCAAGAACGGGCTGAAAATCGACTTTGCCTTTGAGCGCTCCAACACCAACCCCATCATCACCGTGATCACAATCCAGGCTGCGAACAGCACGGAGCTGGACATGACAGActttgttttccaggctgcggTACCAAAG ACATTCCAGCTGCAGCTTCTatcacccagcagcagcagcatccctgcaTTTAACACGGGGACCCTCACACAGGTCATCAAAGTCCTGAACCCACAGAAG CAACAGCTCCGCATGCGGATCAAGCTGACGTATAACCACAAGGGGGCTGCGATGCAGGACCTGGCTGAAGTCAACAACTTCCCTCCCCAGTCCTGGCAATGA
- the AP1G1 gene encoding AP-1 complex subunit gamma-1 isoform X2: MPAPIRLRELIRTIRTARTQAEEREMIQKECAAIRSSFREEDNTYRCRNVAKLLYMHMLGYPAHFGQLECLKLIASQKFTDKRIGYLGAMLLLDERQDVHLLMTNCIKNDLNHSTQYVQGLALCTLGCMGSSEMCRDLAGEVEKLLKTSNSYLRKKAALCAVHVIRKVPELMEMFLPATKNLLNEKNHGVLHTSVVLLTEMCERSPDMLAHFRKLVPQLVRILKNLIMSGYSPEHDVSGISDPFLQVRILRLLRILGRNDDDSSEAMNDILAQVATNTETSKNVGNAILYETVLTIMDIKSESGLRVLAINILGRFLLNNDKNIRYVALTSLLKTVQTDHNAVQRHRSTIVDCLKDLDVSIKRRAMELSFALVNGNNIRGMMKELLYFLDSCEPEFKADCASGIFLAAEKYAPSKRWHIDTIMRVLTTAGSYVRDDAVPNLIQLITNSMEMHAYTVQRLYKAILGDYSQQPLVQVASWCIGEYGDLLVSGQCEEEEPIQVTEDEVLDVLENVLISNMTASVTRGYALTAIMKLSTRFACTVNRIKKVVSVYGSSIDVELQQRAVEYNALFKKYDHMRSALLERMPVMEKLTTNGPTDVTQPNGEAEPAVLETKPSSSTLQPTSQANDLLDLLGSNDVTPVISTAPPHKPASAGGELLDLLGDLNPTGTPAPAPQIPHPTFLLDGLSTQPIFNDITAGIPTITAYSKNGLKIDFAFERSNTNPIITVITIQAANSTELDMTDFVFQAAVPKTFQLQLLSPSSSSIPAFNTGTLTQVIKVLNPQKQQLRMRIKLTYNHKGAAMQDLAEVNNFPPQSWQ, translated from the exons ATGCCAGCCCCTATCAGACTCCGGGAGCTGATTCGGACCATCCGGACAGCACGGACACAGGCAGAAGAACGGGAGATGATCCAGAAAGAATGTGCTGCTATCCGGTCTTCTTTCCGAGAAGAGGACAACACGTACCGCTGCCGGAATGtagcaaagttactttacatgcATATGCTGGGCTACCCTGCACACTTTGGACAG TTGGAGTGCCTCAAACTGATTGCCTCTCAGAAATTTACGGACAAGCGGATTGGGTACCTTGGAGCCATGCTTCTGCTGGATGAGAGGCAGGATGTCCACTTGCTCATGACCAACTGCATCAAGAA TGATCTTAACCACAGTACGCAGTATGTGCAGGGCCTTGCACTGTGTACCCTGGGCTGCATGGGCTCTTCCGAGATGTGCCGTGACCTTGCCGGGGAGGTGGAGAAGCTCCTGAAAACATCTAATTCTTACCTGAGGAAAAAG GCAGCCCTGTGTGCTGTTCACGTCATCCGGAAGGTGCCTGAGCTCATGGAGATGTTCCTCCCTGCCACAAAAAATTTGCTGAACGAGAAGAATCATG GTGTGCTCCACACCTCTGTTGTCCTCCTCACTGAAATGTGTGAGAGAAGTCCAGACATGCTTGCCCACTTTAGAAAG CTAGTCCCTCAGCTAGTTCGAATCCTAAAGAACCTCATCATGTCGGGCTACTCCCCTGAGCACGACGTCTCTGGGATCAGTGATCCTTTTTTACAG GTGCGAATCCTCCGGTTGCTGAGAATTCTGGGGCGGAATGATGACGACTCCAGTGAAGCCATGAATGACATTCTTGCCCAG GTGGCTACCAATACCGAAACCAGTAAAAATGTGGGCAATGCCATTCTGTATGAAACAGTCTTAACCATTATGGATATCAAGTCTGAGAGTGGCCTGCGG gTCTTGGCCATTAACATCCTTGGCCGGTTTTTACTCAATAATGACAAAAATATTAG GTATGTAGCTTTGACTTCCTTGTTGAAGACTGTGCAGACTGACCACAACGCAGTCCAGCGGCACAGAAGCACCATCGTGGACTGCCTGAAGGACCTGGACGTCTCCATTAAGCG gCGGGCGATGGAGCTCAGCTTTGCTCTTGTGAATGGGAACAACATCCGGGGAATGATGAAGGAGCTCCTGTATTTCCTGGATTCCTGTGAGCCAGAGTTCAAAGCAGACTGTGCATCAGGAATATTCCTGGCGGCAGAGAA ATATGCTCCTTCCAAGCGCTGGCACATAGACACCATCATGAGAGTCTTGACAACG GCAGGGAGTTATGTTCGTGATGATGCTGTCCCTAACCTTATCCAGCTGATCACCAATAGTATGGAGATGCATGCCTACACTGTGCAGAGACTCTACAAAGCCATCCTGGGTGACTACTCCCAA CAACCTCTGGTGCAGGTGGCTTCCTGGTGCATTGGAGAGTATGGAGACCTTTTGGTGTCTGGCCAATGTGAGGAAGAGGAGCCAATCCAG GTCACGGAGGATGAAGTCCTTGATGTTTTGGAAAACGTCCTCATCTCCAACATGACGGCGTCTGTCACACGAGGCTACGCCCTCACTGCCATCATGAAGCTGTCCACACGGTTTGCTTGCACTGTCAA CCGCATTAAGAAGGTGGTGTCCGTCTACGGCAGCAGCATTGATGTGGAGCTCCAGCAGAGGGCGGTGGAGTACAATGCCTTATTCAAGAAGTATGATCATATGAG GTCAGCACTACTGGAAAGAATGCCAGTGATGGAAAAACTTACCACCAATGGCCCCACAGATGTTACTCAGCCCAATGgggaggcggagccagcagtCTTGGAGACGAAGCCGTCCTCCTCAACCCTGCAGCCAACCAGCCAG GCAAATGATCTGCTGGACCTTTTGGGAAGCAACGATGTCACGCCTGTGATCTCAACAGCCCCTCCGCACAAGCCGGCTTCTGCTGGTGGGGAGTTGCTGGACCTCCTGGGGGATCTCAACCCGACAG GCACTCCAGCCCCTGCCCCACAGATCCCgcaccccacctttctgctggaTGGACTATCCACACAGCCTATCTTTAATGACATCACTGCTG GCATCCCCACAATCACAGCCTACAGCAAGAACGGGCTGAAAATCGACTTTGCCTTTGAGCGCTCCAACACCAACCCCATCATCACCGTGATCACAATCCAGGCTGCGAACAGCACGGAGCTGGACATGACAGActttgttttccaggctgcggTACCAAAG ACATTCCAGCTGCAGCTTCTatcacccagcagcagcagcatccctgcaTTTAACACGGGGACCCTCACACAGGTCATCAAAGTCCTGAACCCACAGAAG CAACAGCTCCGCATGCGGATCAAGCTGACGTATAACCACAAGGGGGCTGCGATGCAGGACCTGGCTGAAGTCAACAACTTCCCTCCCCAGTCCTGGCAATGA
- the MARVELD3 gene encoding MARVEL domain-containing protein 3 has protein sequence MGGNPPGMYEVHWATDRPFPQAKKVAGARPLCWAREQGHTLSDAAGLADGGMGWCSLVLRRDSGKWWPAQARADDAPGSRYEVRLRPGPSAARRAPLMAEARAVSRAAPSDEPLLSRARCGWLCTARGCCRLIQGLLGVLLIACGSVSFGGPGGYTGLFSLGSAYYYPYGGAYSGFADGADGAKAQRLDAELHRLQRPPAQGAMAVGGALLAWAGLGLAAAGLLGRCPAWLLLPEACLDAAAALALVPALLFYYGHLGEAYASPLCQERQRLYRSKGHAGFDCRLHGAEVAAGLLAGGAALACCASAVLALRAFRALVAQQRLPAKRLDDL, from the exons ATGGGTGGCAACCCCCCAGGGATGTACGAGGTGCACTGGGCCACAGACCGTCCCTTTCCACAGGCCAAGAAGGTGGCAGGAGCACGGCCCTTGTGTTGGGCAAGGGAGCAAGGGCATACTCTGTCAGATGCTGCCGGCCTGGCTGATGGAGGCATGGGATGGTGCAGTCTGGTGCTGAGGCGGGATTCTGGCAAGTG GTGGCCGGCGCAAGCTCGGGCGGATGACGCCCCGGGAAGCAGGTACGAAGTGCGACTCCGCCCCGGCCCTTCCGCCGCTCGAAGGGCGCCCCTCATGGCCGAGGCCCGGGCGGTCag TCGGGCCGCCCCTTCGGACGAGCCGCTCCTGAGCCGTGCGCGCTGCGGCTGGCTGTGCACGGCCCGAG ggtgctGCCGGCTGATCCAGGGCCTGCTGGGCGTGCTGCTGATCGCCTGCGGCTCCGTCTCCTTCGGCGGGCCCGGCGGCTACACGGGCCTCTTCAGCCTGGGCAGCGCGTACTACTACCCCTACGGAGGCGCCTACAGCGGCTTCGCCGACGGGGCGGACGGGGCCAAGGCGCAGCGGCTGGACGCCGAGCTCCACCGGCTGCAGCGGCCCCCGGCCCAGGGCGCCATGGCGGTGGGCGGCGCGCTGCTGGCCTGGGCCGGCCTGGGTCTGGCAGCGGCGGGGCTCCTGGGGCGCTGCCcggcctggctgctgctgcccgaAGCCTGCCTGGACGCGGCCGCCGCGCTGGCCCTGGTGCCGGCCCTGCTCTTCTACTACGGGCACCTGGGCGAGGCCTACGCCTCCCCGCTGTGCCAGGAGCGCCAGCGCCTCTACCGCAGCAAGGGCCACGCCGGCTTCGACTGCCGCCTGCACGGGGCCGAGGTGGCGGCGGGGCTGCTCGCCGGAGGGGCCGCCCTCGCCTGCTGCGCCAGCGCCGTCCTGGCCCTCCGCGCCTTCCGCGCCCTGGTCGCGCAGCAGCGGCTCCCAGCCAAGCGCCTCGACGACCTCTAG